In Acidobacteriota bacterium, one DNA window encodes the following:
- a CDS encoding ATP-binding cassette domain-containing protein, with protein sequence MIEVVKLKKYFGDYAAIDDISFTIGKGEIVGFLGPNGAGKTTTMRILSTYLLPSSGNARVAGFDVVRNPLEVRRRIGYVPENPPLYLDKTVDDFLGFMGRLKGLYGKALKREKSRAMERCFLGQVRKRLIGNLSRGYRQRVAIANGIIHNPEVLIFDEPTAGLDPQQIREIRELIRSFAREHTILLSTHILPEVSMTCGRVIIINRGKIVVQDTLENLTSGAKESLEDVFLKLIAEERGEEEREQRI encoded by the coding sequence ATGATCGAAGTAGTTAAGCTGAAAAAATATTTTGGCGACTATGCCGCCATCGACGATATCTCCTTCACCATCGGGAAGGGAGAGATCGTAGGATTCCTGGGCCCGAACGGGGCAGGGAAGACAACAACCATGCGGATTCTTTCGACATACCTCCTTCCATCGTCCGGCAATGCAAGAGTAGCAGGCTTTGATGTCGTCAGGAATCCTCTGGAAGTCAGGAGAAGGATCGGTTACGTGCCGGAGAATCCGCCTCTCTATCTCGACAAGACAGTGGATGATTTTCTGGGATTCATGGGGAGATTGAAAGGTCTTTACGGAAAAGCTCTTAAACGAGAAAAGAGCCGTGCGATGGAAAGATGCTTTCTCGGCCAGGTGCGCAAAAGGCTGATTGGAAACCTATCCAGGGGATACAGGCAGAGGGTTGCTATAGCAAACGGTATAATCCACAATCCTGAAGTCCTTATCTTCGATGAACCGACTGCCGGCCTTGATCCGCAGCAGATACGAGAGATCCGTGAGCTGATCAGGTCTTTTGCGCGGGAACATACAATCCTCCTGAGTACGCATATCCTTCCCGAAGTTTCCATGACCTGCGGGAGGGTCATCATCATCAACAGGGGAAAGATCGTAGTTCAGGACACTTTGGAGAATCTGACCTCAGGTGCAAAAGAAAGCCTCGAGGATGTCTTTCTGAAACTAATTGCGGAGGAGCGAGGGGAAGAAGAAAGAGAGCAGAGGATATGA
- a CDS encoding 4Fe-4S binding protein, with the protein MKKAKNLNLAWINDEEKSLDLLDNIEVTEKVIINLAWCKGCGICAEFCPKKSLGMGRDAKAHVVNLESCNSCGLCYLRCPDFAIKVPGYKG; encoded by the coding sequence ATGAAAAAGGCGAAAAACCTCAATCTTGCATGGATCAACGACGAAGAGAAAAGTCTCGATCTTCTGGACAATATTGAGGTCACGGAGAAGGTCATCATCAACCTTGCCTGGTGCAAGGGGTGCGGGATCTGCGCCGAGTTTTGTCCCAAGAAATCTCTCGGCATGGGAAGAGATGCCAAGGCACATGTCGTGAATCTGGAGAGTTGCAATAGCTGTGGATTATGCTATCTCAGATGCCCGGATTTTGCCATAAAGGTTCCGGGCTATAAAGGATAA
- a CDS encoding ABC transporter permease encodes MMKVFILIIKEMKSYFYSPTAYVVLTGFLILTGYFFFNLVSQFSLLLANYTYLSQIYGNAELLEQVNLNDMIASPLLRNMLVIFLFITPLLSMRTFSEEKKQRTEELLLTSPITTGQLVAAKFIAALLMGTILILLTFIYMGILALYGDPEKGPLFTGYLGIWLALIAFLSIGLFVSSMTENQIVAAIGSFIIMLMLFVIDWPSEAVGGRLGAILSYLSVSSHITGFVKGTIDTKDIIYFISIIIVSIFLTKESIDIQRGR; translated from the coding sequence ATGATGAAAGTCTTCATCCTGATCATAAAAGAGATGAAATCATATTTCTATTCTCCCACTGCTTACGTCGTCCTGACTGGCTTTCTCATCCTGACGGGCTATTTCTTTTTCAATCTCGTCTCCCAATTCAGCCTCCTGCTCGCGAATTACACCTACCTTTCTCAGATCTACGGGAATGCCGAGCTTCTTGAACAGGTCAACCTCAACGACATGATCGCCTCGCCTCTTCTGAGGAACATGCTGGTCATCTTTCTCTTCATCACGCCGCTGCTAAGCATGAGGACTTTCTCTGAGGAGAAGAAGCAGAGGACTGAAGAGCTTCTCCTCACATCGCCCATCACGACCGGCCAGTTGGTTGCTGCCAAATTCATAGCGGCATTGCTGATGGGAACTATCCTGATCCTTCTCACCTTTATCTATATGGGTATTCTTGCACTCTACGGAGACCCCGAAAAGGGGCCACTCTTCACGGGCTACCTGGGCATCTGGCTCGCGCTGATTGCCTTCCTTTCCATTGGTCTCTTTGTTTCTTCCATGACGGAAAACCAGATCGTCGCAGCTATAGGAAGCTTCATCATTATGCTGATGCTTTTCGTCATTGATTGGCCTTCCGAGGCTGTCGGCGGAAGACTGGGGGCGATCCTTTCCTATCTCTCTGTTTCATCCCACATCACCGGATTCGTAAAAGGGACCATTGATACCAAAGATATCATCTACTTCATCTCCATCATCATCGTCAGCATCTTTTTGACAAAGGAATCCATCGACATTCAGAGGGGAAGATAA
- the murJ gene encoding murein biosynthesis integral membrane protein MurJ, with amino-acid sequence MKKSRISTAAGLVSLATLISRILGVVREQVLAAYFGAGFLTDAFIVAFRIPNLLRDLFAEGAMSASFVPTFTRYLKEAGRLEAMKLANIVINLLLVILSGFTLVIFVFARYFVYVLASGFTPEKMQLTIKLTRIMSPFLLFVAIAAIFMGILNTFNRFFIPAFAPAVFNICCILCGIFLSPVMPSIGQEPIVSMAVGAFLGGLGQLFIQVPQAIRIDYRYRFSWNFSHPGLARIVSLMAPATFGLAATQINILVDNQIASYFGDGPVSWLNYSFRIMMLPIGLFGVAIATANLSAVSKDAAEGDINALKITIAKSIRLAAVLTVPATAGIIALRTPIIRILYERGKFLEADTLQTANTLLFYALGLFAYSLVKIIVPTFYAMGDTKTPVKISAMVIGIKIIMNLALIYLFRLLTLPNVSPYLAMPLCTSLAATINLTFLARRLIAKVGSFKDMGIGTLIIKMILISTFMGVACNVLYMEIARFLDPRVVLLNAANILIVVLAGAMMTFILSYFFRVEEIREIFSRKRI; translated from the coding sequence ATGAAGAAGAGCAGGATAAGCACCGCTGCAGGACTTGTGAGTCTCGCGACATTGATCAGCAGGATCCTGGGTGTTGTGAGAGAGCAGGTTCTAGCCGCCTACTTTGGAGCCGGGTTTTTGACCGACGCCTTCATAGTGGCATTCCGCATTCCCAATCTTCTGAGAGATCTCTTCGCAGAAGGAGCAATGAGTGCGTCCTTCGTTCCCACATTCACCAGATATCTAAAGGAAGCGGGAAGGCTCGAAGCTATGAAACTTGCTAACATCGTGATCAACTTGCTGCTCGTTATCCTGAGCGGTTTCACTCTTGTCATCTTCGTCTTTGCAAGGTATTTTGTATACGTTCTCGCCTCAGGCTTCACTCCGGAGAAGATGCAGCTCACCATCAAGCTGACGAGAATCATGTCACCGTTCCTCCTGTTCGTAGCGATCGCAGCCATCTTCATGGGGATTCTTAACACTTTCAACAGGTTCTTCATTCCCGCCTTCGCTCCCGCTGTATTCAACATCTGTTGCATTCTTTGCGGAATCTTTCTCTCTCCGGTCATGCCATCCATCGGTCAGGAACCGATCGTCTCCATGGCTGTAGGCGCATTCCTTGGAGGCCTTGGGCAGCTCTTCATCCAGGTTCCACAGGCGATCCGGATTGACTACCGATACCGATTTTCATGGAACTTTTCTCACCCCGGTCTCGCGAGGATAGTTTCGCTGATGGCTCCGGCGACCTTCGGGCTTGCCGCAACGCAGATCAACATTCTTGTCGACAATCAGATAGCCTCTTACTTCGGGGATGGACCGGTCTCCTGGCTAAATTATTCTTTCCGGATCATGATGCTTCCTATCGGCCTCTTCGGGGTTGCCATCGCCACTGCCAACCTGTCTGCTGTCTCAAAGGATGCGGCAGAAGGAGATATCAATGCCCTTAAGATAACGATAGCAAAATCGATCAGGCTTGCCGCCGTCCTTACGGTGCCAGCGACGGCCGGCATCATTGCACTCAGAACTCCCATCATCAGGATACTCTACGAGAGAGGAAAATTCCTTGAAGCGGACACGCTTCAAACGGCCAACACGCTTCTCTTCTACGCCCTGGGACTCTTTGCCTATTCGCTGGTCAAGATCATAGTCCCCACCTTTTATGCCATGGGGGACACGAAGACTCCTGTAAAGATCAGCGCCATGGTTATCGGCATCAAGATCATCATGAACCTCGCCTTGATCTATCTCTTCCGGCTCCTTACGCTGCCTAATGTAAGCCCGTATCTGGCTATGCCACTGTGTACTTCCCTTGCTGCAACAATCAATTTGACGTTTCTTGCGCGCAGACTCATTGCAAAAGTTGGAAGCTTCAAGGACATGGGGATCGGGACGCTCATCATCAAAATGATCCTGATCTCCACGTTCATGGGAGTTGCATGCAACGTCCTCTACATGGAGATCGCGCGCTTCCTCGACCCGCGAGTCGTCTTGCTCAATGCCGCAAACATCCTGATAGTGGTGCTAGCAGGAGCTATGATGACTTTCATCTTGAGCTATTTCTTCAGGGTTGAGGAGATCCGCGAGATCTTCTCTCGCAAGCGCATTTAG
- a CDS encoding Gldg family protein produces MKALAQFSGLAGVILLVFCIINYFIIDEFNIWILTHAVLGVVLLIFFIAYNLGAIRESLKSRRSAMGANITIQVLALIAAIVIINFIAGGFSRRWDLTEAKIHSLSDQTTKVVRSLKEDVSILAFFRSGDPEKEKLKDLLKNYQRYSGRISFEFIDPERDPQLSDKYGVKQDKVLVIRSGEQETLTVQIDESGITNSLIKVSQKNPKIIYFTEGHGEHDLDSGEADGYLYIRKMLEFENYKVEKILLSTAQRVPDGCSVLVVSGPRKSFFDYEIRLIDDFLNEGGRVFILLDPTMQTGLEKLASDWGLSVGEDVIVDRQEIPFFGSRLGLDPIIKDFARHPITHDFKEMIMLPQARSVSFIPSFGDYSVTLDEIATTSSSAFAAADVASIFERGVLNTSSKDKTGPLSVVATASKKIEAEEKASFPGKSKGEAAERIEPEEAQSKDEMRLVVMGDSDFVINTHYDKYNNCDFFINVVNWLSGTEDLISVRTGTLRASRLDLTDRDYRTIFKLSVLLFPELLLIAGVLVWWWRRNL; encoded by the coding sequence ATGAAAGCGCTCGCACAGTTCTCGGGGCTTGCCGGTGTCATCCTTCTTGTCTTCTGCATCATCAATTACTTTATCATCGATGAATTCAACATCTGGATATTAACCCACGCCGTCCTGGGTGTTGTCCTCCTGATCTTTTTCATTGCCTATAATCTTGGTGCCATCCGCGAGTCATTGAAGAGTAGGCGCTCCGCCATGGGAGCCAACATCACGATACAGGTGCTTGCCCTCATTGCAGCAATCGTCATCATAAATTTCATTGCAGGGGGGTTCAGCCGGCGATGGGACCTAACGGAAGCCAAGATTCATTCGCTCTCCGACCAGACTACAAAAGTCGTGAGGTCTCTAAAGGAAGATGTGTCTATTCTCGCCTTCTTCAGATCCGGGGATCCGGAGAAGGAAAAACTTAAAGATCTGCTTAAGAATTATCAGCGTTACTCTGGAAGGATCAGCTTTGAGTTCATCGATCCGGAAAGAGATCCGCAACTGAGCGATAAGTATGGGGTCAAACAGGACAAGGTCCTTGTAATCAGATCTGGGGAACAGGAGACGCTTACCGTACAGATCGATGAGTCTGGAATCACGAACTCCCTGATCAAAGTATCCCAGAAGAACCCTAAGATAATCTACTTCACGGAAGGTCATGGTGAACATGACTTGGATTCCGGCGAGGCTGATGGATACCTCTACATCCGCAAGATGCTTGAATTCGAGAATTACAAAGTGGAGAAGATCCTGCTCTCGACGGCTCAACGGGTCCCCGATGGCTGTTCCGTACTCGTTGTCTCTGGACCCAGAAAGAGTTTCTTCGACTACGAAATCAGGCTCATCGACGACTTTCTCAATGAAGGCGGAAGAGTCTTCATTCTTCTGGATCCGACCATGCAGACTGGGCTCGAAAAGCTTGCCTCGGATTGGGGCCTTTCTGTAGGCGAAGATGTGATCGTGGACAGGCAGGAAATCCCTTTCTTCGGTTCGCGCCTGGGGCTCGATCCAATCATCAAAGATTTTGCAAGACACCCCATAACACACGACTTCAAAGAGATGATAATGCTGCCTCAGGCAAGGTCCGTTTCCTTTATTCCTTCTTTTGGCGATTATTCAGTAACGCTTGACGAGATCGCCACGACTTCTTCCTCCGCTTTCGCAGCCGCAGACGTTGCCAGCATCTTCGAGAGAGGAGTTCTCAACACAAGCTCAAAAGATAAGACCGGCCCTCTGTCCGTCGTGGCAACGGCTTCGAAGAAAATAGAAGCCGAAGAGAAGGCATCATTCCCGGGTAAATCGAAGGGAGAAGCCGCAGAAAGGATTGAACCCGAAGAGGCTCAAAGCAAGGATGAGATGAGGCTGGTGGTGATGGGGGATTCTGACTTCGTCATCAACACCCATTACGATAAATATAACAACTGTGACTTCTTCATTAATGTTGTCAACTGGCTCTCCGGCACGGAAGATCTTATCTCCGTTAGAACTGGAACCTTGAGGGCATCAAGACTGGATCTGACCGACAGAGATTACAGAACTATCTTCAAACTTTCCGTCCTTCTTTTTCCAGAGCTTCTTCTCATAGCAGGGGTCCTTGTCTGGTGGTGGAGAAGAAATCTTTGA
- a CDS encoding single-stranded DNA-binding protein, which yields MASVNKVILIGNLGRDPELRYTPGGLAVTTFTMATNEIWTDKSGEKKTRTEWHRVVVWGKQAEACSEYLSKGKQVYVEGSIQTRSWDDKNGTKRFVTEVRAQRVVMLGKAEERVPEEVFGEETPANDSEIPF from the coding sequence ATGGCTAGCGTAAACAAGGTCATCTTGATCGGAAACCTCGGGAGAGACCCAGAACTTCGTTACACACCGGGCGGCCTCGCCGTGACAACGTTCACCATGGCAACCAATGAGATCTGGACGGACAAGAGCGGCGAAAAGAAGACCAGAACGGAATGGCACAGAGTGGTCGTTTGGGGCAAGCAGGCAGAGGCCTGCAGCGAGTATCTCAGCAAGGGGAAACAGGTCTATGTGGAGGGCTCGATTCAGACTAGGTCGTGGGATGACAAGAACGGAACAAAGAGGTTTGTAACTGAGGTCAGAGCACAGAGGGTCGTAATGCTGGGGAAGGCTGAGGAGAGAGTTCCCGAAGAGGTCTTCGGCGAAGAAACACCCGCTAACGACAGCGAAATTCCCTTCTAA